Proteins encoded in a region of the Bradyrhizobium sp. CB3481 genome:
- a CDS encoding molybdopterin-binding protein: MTSSQRLPASLTPLDAAVATLLDGADAVAPAELALADALRCVAAEMPPLKAYPERDTASVDGYALCARDLVGASSYSPLPLMAVPVWVEAGEAIPDGCDCVLDSDSVDVSGPMPQVLAEAIPGQGVRRAGSDIAAGRFVVEAGQHVRPRDLLMARAAGLQHLNVRRPRVRVVNIPGSDVTADLIAESARAIGAATTSFTAAGRDAGSIGAALDGRSCDLLLSVGGSGVGRTDAAVTALASRGEVLAHGIALQPGRTSAIGRIGKTPVVVLPGAPDQALAAWWTLALPVLDRLSVHRRRETVNLPLARKIASQVGIAEIVLVERKQDMWSTLAVGELSLEAIARAEAWLAVPGGSEGFAAGRPVDAYMLRE; this comes from the coding sequence ATGACGTCGTCCCAGCGCCTGCCAGCCTCCCTCACGCCGCTCGATGCGGCGGTCGCAACATTGCTCGACGGTGCCGACGCCGTCGCGCCGGCGGAACTGGCGCTTGCGGATGCGCTGCGCTGTGTCGCAGCCGAGATGCCGCCGCTCAAGGCCTATCCGGAGCGCGATACGGCCTCGGTCGACGGTTACGCGCTTTGCGCCCGCGATCTCGTCGGCGCGTCCTCCTATTCGCCGTTGCCATTGATGGCCGTGCCGGTTTGGGTCGAAGCCGGCGAGGCCATTCCGGATGGTTGCGACTGCGTGCTGGATTCGGATTCGGTCGATGTCTCAGGGCCGATGCCGCAGGTGCTGGCGGAAGCAATCCCGGGGCAAGGCGTGCGCCGGGCCGGCAGCGATATCGCCGCGGGCCGCTTCGTCGTGGAGGCCGGGCAGCACGTGCGGCCGCGCGATCTTCTGATGGCGCGCGCTGCCGGACTGCAGCACTTGAACGTCCGCCGTCCGCGGGTGCGCGTCGTCAATATTCCCGGTAGCGACGTGACGGCGGATCTGATCGCGGAGAGCGCACGCGCCATCGGCGCCGCAACGACCTCCTTTACTGCTGCGGGACGCGATGCCGGATCGATTGGTGCAGCGCTCGATGGTAGATCCTGCGATCTGCTCCTGAGCGTCGGCGGCTCCGGCGTCGGTCGCACCGATGCGGCAGTAACGGCACTGGCTTCACGCGGCGAGGTGCTTGCCCACGGCATTGCCCTGCAGCCCGGGCGCACTTCGGCGATCGGACGCATCGGCAAGACGCCGGTCGTGGTGCTGCCGGGGGCGCCGGACCAGGCCCTTGCGGCATGGTGGACGCTGGCACTGCCGGTGCTCGATCGCCTCTCGGTTCATCGCCGACGCGAGACGGTCAATTTGCCGCTGGCGCGCAAGATTGCATCTCAGGTCGGCATCGCCGAGATCGTGCTGGTGGAGCGGAAGCAGGACATGTGGAGCACGCTGGCGGTGGGCGAGTTGTCGCTGGAGGCGATTGCCCGCGCCGAGGCCTGGCTCGCCGTGCCGGGCGGCTCGGAGGGATTTGCGGCAGGCCGCCCCGTCGACGCCTATATGCTTCGGGAGTGA
- the mobB gene encoding molybdopterin-guanine dinucleotide biosynthesis protein B: MKVIGLAGWSGAGKTTLLTRAIPQFAKQGLRVSVIKHAHHAFDVDVPGKDSWRHREAGAAEVLVSSSQRWALMRELRGASEPRLSELLAKMSPVDLVVVEGFKREPHRKIEVHRAANGKPLLFPDDPGIVGIATDTEVETTLPTAHLDDIEAVTAMMLKSAISLEEVLAKCEAEG, encoded by the coding sequence ATGAAAGTAATAGGCCTCGCGGGATGGAGCGGCGCCGGCAAGACCACCTTGCTGACGCGGGCGATCCCGCAATTCGCAAAACAGGGCCTTCGCGTCTCGGTGATCAAGCACGCCCATCATGCCTTCGACGTCGACGTGCCCGGCAAGGATTCCTGGCGGCACCGCGAGGCCGGCGCGGCCGAGGTGCTGGTGTCCTCCAGCCAGCGATGGGCCCTGATGCGCGAATTGCGCGGTGCCAGCGAGCCGCGATTGTCGGAACTGCTGGCAAAGATGTCGCCGGTCGATCTCGTCGTCGTCGAAGGATTCAAGCGTGAACCGCATCGCAAGATCGAGGTTCACCGCGCCGCCAACGGCAAGCCGCTGCTGTTCCCTGACGACCCCGGTATCGTCGGCATTGCGACCGACACGGAGGTTGAAACCACGCTGCCGACCGCCCATCTCGACGATATCGAGGCGGTGACGGCGATGATGCTGAAATCAGCGATCTCGCTCGAAGAGGTACTCGCCAAATGCGAAGCTGAGGGCTGA
- a CDS encoding ABC transporter substrate-binding protein, which yields MFARNLSRLGLVAAAMLASTAALAQISDDLVKIGVLTDMNGPAATPTGQGSVTAAQMAIDDFGGTVLGKPISIVIGDHQLKPDIGGAIARRWYDVEQVDLIVDVPVSAVGLAVQGIANEKKKLFITHSTLTADFHGKSCSPYAMQWVIDTRSLAVGTAQAVVKRGGDSWFFITDDYAFGHSLERDASAVVTKNGGKVLGSVRPPLATPDLSSFVLQAQASKAKIIGIAAGPPNNMNEIKTAAEFGVFKGGQQMAALLALITDIHSLGLPAAQGLLLTTSFYWDMDDKTREWSKRYFAKMNRMPTMWQAGVYSSVMSYLNAIKEAGTDEPLKVAAKMREKPIEDFFSRNGKLREDNLMVHDLWLVQVKKPEESKYPWDYYQILAKIPGDEAFGPPDPACAMAKK from the coding sequence ATGTTCGCCAGGAACCTTTCCAGGCTGGGACTGGTCGCGGCTGCGATGCTGGCATCGACCGCAGCGCTCGCGCAAATTTCAGATGATTTGGTCAAGATCGGCGTCCTCACCGATATGAACGGCCCGGCGGCGACGCCGACCGGCCAGGGCTCGGTGACAGCAGCGCAAATGGCGATCGATGATTTCGGCGGCACAGTGCTGGGCAAACCGATCAGCATCGTCATCGGCGACCACCAGCTCAAGCCCGACATTGGCGGCGCCATCGCGCGGCGCTGGTACGACGTCGAGCAGGTCGATCTGATCGTCGACGTGCCGGTGTCGGCAGTCGGCCTTGCCGTGCAAGGCATCGCCAACGAGAAGAAGAAACTGTTCATCACGCATTCGACCCTCACCGCGGACTTCCACGGCAAATCCTGTTCGCCTTACGCGATGCAGTGGGTGATCGACACCCGTTCGCTCGCGGTCGGCACTGCGCAGGCCGTGGTGAAGCGCGGCGGCGACAGCTGGTTCTTCATCACCGACGACTACGCCTTCGGCCATTCGCTGGAACGCGACGCTTCCGCCGTGGTCACCAAGAATGGCGGCAAGGTGCTGGGCTCGGTCAGGCCGCCGCTCGCGACGCCGGACCTGTCGTCATTCGTGCTACAGGCCCAGGCCTCCAAGGCCAAGATCATCGGCATCGCCGCCGGTCCGCCCAACAACATGAACGAGATCAAGACGGCTGCCGAGTTCGGCGTGTTCAAGGGTGGCCAGCAGATGGCGGCGCTGCTCGCGCTGATCACCGACATCCATTCGCTGGGATTACCGGCAGCGCAGGGCCTGTTGCTGACGACCTCGTTCTACTGGGACATGGACGACAAGACCCGCGAATGGTCGAAGCGCTATTTCGCCAAGATGAACCGGATGCCGACGATGTGGCAGGCCGGCGTCTATTCCTCGGTGATGAGCTATCTCAACGCGATCAAGGAAGCCGGCACCGATGAACCGCTGAAGGTGGCGGCGAAGATGCGCGAAAAGCCGATCGAGGATTTCTTCTCCCGCAACGGAAAACTGCGCGAGGACAATCTGATGGTGCACGACCTCTGGCTGGTGCAGGTCAAGAAGCCCGAGGAATCGAAATATCCGTGGGACTATTATCAGATCCTCGCCAAGATACCGGGCGACGAAGCGTTCGGCCCGCCGGACCCGGCGTGCGCGATGGCGAAGAAGTAG
- the glp gene encoding gephyrin-like molybdotransferase Glp, with translation MAQLSDDCFAFGGPMMSVDEAVGLITTRVTPVVDVETVALAQADGRVLAHDVLAPLPLPPFTNSAVDGYAVSSCDLSQKDEQTFAVSGRVQAGSTASAPLRAGQATRIFTGAPMPDGADTVFMQEDVRVDGDKVILPAGLRAGANVRPAGEDIPLGFAALTAGQRLRPQDVALAAAFGLTKLEVVRRLRVAVFSTGNELASPGEARAAAQLFDSNRFMLMAMLARLGCEVSDLGIIRDDRAALARALQEVAAAHDLILTTGGVSTGEEDHVKASVESVGRLVLWRMAIKPGRPVAMGIIAGTPFIGLPGNPVASFVTFVHVVRPTILALSGARPESLTPMPVRAAFAYKKKISRREYVRVTLRKAADGALEAEKFPREGAGLLSSLTDTDGLVELGEDVTQVSPGQMVGFLSYAGLIN, from the coding sequence ATGGCGCAATTGTCGGACGATTGCTTTGCCTTCGGCGGCCCGATGATGTCGGTCGATGAGGCCGTGGGTCTCATCACGACCCGCGTGACGCCGGTGGTGGATGTCGAGACGGTCGCGCTCGCGCAGGCCGATGGCCGTGTTCTCGCGCACGATGTTCTGGCACCACTGCCCCTGCCGCCCTTCACCAATTCCGCCGTCGACGGCTATGCGGTTTCGAGCTGCGACCTGTCGCAGAAGGACGAGCAGACATTTGCGGTAAGCGGCCGTGTTCAGGCGGGCAGCACCGCATCTGCGCCGCTCAGGGCAGGGCAGGCGACGCGAATCTTTACCGGCGCGCCGATGCCTGATGGCGCCGACACCGTCTTCATGCAGGAAGACGTTCGCGTCGACGGCGACAAGGTGATCCTTCCCGCGGGCCTTAGGGCGGGCGCCAATGTGCGGCCGGCGGGCGAAGATATTCCTTTAGGCTTTGCGGCATTGACGGCCGGCCAGCGGCTGCGGCCGCAGGACGTTGCGCTTGCGGCGGCATTCGGCCTGACCAAACTCGAGGTCGTCAGACGTCTTCGCGTCGCCGTGTTCTCTACCGGCAACGAGCTGGCTTCACCCGGCGAAGCGCGTGCTGCGGCGCAATTGTTCGATTCCAACCGCTTCATGCTGATGGCGATGCTCGCGCGCCTCGGCTGCGAGGTGAGCGATCTCGGGATCATCAGGGACGACCGCGCCGCGCTCGCACGCGCCCTGCAGGAGGTGGCCGCCGCGCACGATTTGATCCTCACCACCGGCGGCGTTTCGACCGGCGAGGAGGATCACGTCAAGGCAAGCGTCGAGAGCGTCGGCCGGCTGGTGCTGTGGCGGATGGCGATCAAGCCGGGACGTCCCGTTGCGATGGGCATCATCGCCGGCACGCCTTTCATCGGATTGCCTGGCAATCCGGTGGCGAGCTTTGTCACCTTCGTGCATGTGGTGCGGCCGACCATCCTGGCGCTGTCGGGTGCGCGGCCGGAGTCGCTGACGCCGATGCCGGTGCGTGCGGCCTTCGCCTACAAGAAGAAGATTTCGCGCCGCGAATATGTCCGCGTCACCTTGCGCAAGGCCGCGGATGGCGCGCTGGAAGCGGAAAAATTTCCCCGCGAAGGCGCAGGCCTGTTGTCCTCGCTGACGGACACCGATGGCCTCGTCGAGCTCGGCGAAGACGTCACGCAGGTCTCGCCCGGGCAGATGGTCGGGTTTCTGTCCTACGCGGGGCTGATCAACTGA
- the fdhD gene encoding formate dehydrogenase accessory sulfurtransferase FdhD, protein MMKMEKAPAPLIVPNPEDPRLTERVAGTDQTGASVEIRVPVERPLTLYLNAQEIVTMMTIGDYPEYLALGYLLNQNMLRYDDVVTEVEYDDDLQVVVVRTEHHTNFEAKLKKRTQTSGCAQGTAFGDLLEAVESVALPKAELRTSWLYEMTRTINTMPSLYLEAGAIHGCVLCKEGTPVCYTEDVGRHNAVDKIAGWIYRHGVDPADKILYTTGRLTSEMVIKTVRMGIPILVSRSGFTAWGVELARQVGLTLVGRTRGKRFIALSGQERIVFDQNLDYVEEESARHKRKGEERDD, encoded by the coding sequence ATGATGAAGATGGAAAAAGCCCCCGCTCCCCTGATCGTGCCGAATCCCGAGGATCCGCGGCTGACCGAGCGCGTCGCCGGGACCGACCAGACCGGCGCTTCAGTCGAAATCCGGGTGCCGGTCGAGCGGCCGCTGACCCTGTACCTGAACGCGCAGGAGATCGTCACCATGATGACGATCGGCGACTATCCGGAATATCTGGCGCTCGGCTATCTCCTCAACCAGAATATGTTGAGATACGACGATGTCGTCACCGAGGTCGAATACGACGACGATTTGCAGGTCGTGGTGGTGCGCACCGAGCATCACACCAATTTCGAGGCAAAGCTGAAGAAGCGCACGCAGACCTCCGGCTGTGCGCAAGGCACTGCGTTCGGCGACCTGTTGGAAGCGGTGGAAAGCGTGGCGTTGCCGAAGGCGGAGCTGCGCACCTCCTGGCTCTACGAAATGACGCGCACGATCAACACCATGCCCTCGCTCTACCTGGAAGCCGGCGCGATCCATGGCTGCGTGCTGTGCAAGGAAGGCACGCCGGTCTGTTACACGGAGGATGTCGGCCGCCACAACGCTGTCGACAAGATCGCCGGCTGGATCTATCGCCACGGCGTCGATCCCGCCGACAAGATCCTCTACACCACCGGCCGCCTCACCTCGGAGATGGTGATCAAGACGGTGCGGATGGGGATTCCAATTCTCGTCTCGCGCTCCGGCTTCACCGCGTGGGGCGTGGAGCTGGCGCGGCAGGTCGGGCTGACACTGGTCGGCCGCACGCGCGGCAAGCGCTTCATCGCGCTATCAGGGCAGGAGCGGATCGTGTTCGACCAGAACCTCGACTATGTCGAGGAGGAATCCGCGCGGCACAAGCGCAAGGGCGAAGAGCGTGACGACTAG
- a CDS encoding molybdopterin biosynthesis protein: MTNTPSPKDRDTNEQDQFLTILSREDALARFEAALFPHAVASEMRLLAGALGCALAEDVVAPIDVPPFDRSNVDGFAVRSADLASAGEASPVRVILNDEVIACGTAPTRPVLSGTATPIATGGPVPRGADAVVMVEHTQPAGPRAIEIRRAASPGQFVSYAGSDIARGEALLRAGTVIGSREIGMLAACGIANVPVARRPRVAIISTGDELVQPGQPLRPAAIYDTNGAIVTAAISENGGEAHFLGAIPDDEAQLEEAMRKALAISDMLVLSGGTSKGAGDVSHRIIGRLGKPGIIAHGVALKPGKPLCLAVCDGKPVIILPGFPTSAMFTFHDMIVPVLRRMAGLPPRSDAKVNARVPVRIASELGRTEFVMVSLVEGADGLIAYPTGKGSGAITSFAQSDGFLRIDALADQMPTGSEAEITLFTPHVRVPDLVIVGSHCTGLDLVTAPLAHAGLVVRSIAVGSLGGLAAAKRGECDFAPIHLFDEKSETYNTPYLSEGLELVPGWRRMQGIVFRRGDRRFEGLSAEDAVRAALADSACIMVNRNQGAGTRILIDRLLGGARPDGYWNQPRSHNAVAAAVAQHRADWGMTIAPVAHASNLGFIPFAEEHYDFALVKARKQRPAVQAFLDALASEAGRAALAQAGFRPA, encoded by the coding sequence ATGACCAATACGCCCTCGCCGAAAGATCGCGATACGAACGAGCAGGATCAGTTCCTGACGATCCTCTCGCGCGAGGACGCGCTGGCGCGGTTCGAAGCCGCCTTGTTCCCACATGCGGTAGCAAGCGAAATGCGCCTGCTCGCCGGCGCGCTCGGCTGTGCGCTTGCCGAGGACGTGGTGGCGCCGATCGACGTGCCGCCGTTCGATCGTTCCAATGTCGACGGCTTTGCGGTGCGTTCGGCCGACCTCGCTTCAGCGGGTGAAGCTTCGCCGGTCCGCGTAATACTGAACGATGAGGTGATCGCCTGCGGCACCGCGCCGACGCGGCCGGTGCTGTCGGGAACGGCGACGCCGATTGCGACCGGCGGTCCGGTGCCGCGCGGGGCGGACGCCGTCGTCATGGTCGAGCACACGCAGCCGGCGGGACCGCGCGCGATCGAAATCCGCCGCGCTGCTTCGCCCGGACAATTCGTGTCCTATGCCGGTTCTGACATTGCCCGCGGCGAGGCGCTGCTGCGCGCCGGCACGGTCATCGGCTCGCGCGAGATCGGCATGCTGGCGGCGTGCGGTATCGCGAATGTTCCCGTCGCGCGCCGGCCGCGCGTTGCGATCATCTCGACCGGCGACGAATTGGTGCAGCCCGGCCAGCCGTTACGGCCGGCTGCGATCTACGATACCAACGGCGCGATCGTCACCGCGGCGATTTCCGAGAATGGCGGCGAGGCTCACTTTCTCGGCGCCATCCCTGACGACGAAGCGCAGCTCGAAGAAGCAATGCGCAAGGCGCTCGCGATCAGCGACATGCTGGTGCTGTCAGGTGGAACGTCGAAGGGGGCTGGCGACGTCTCTCACCGTATCATCGGCCGGCTCGGCAAACCCGGCATCATCGCGCATGGCGTAGCGCTCAAGCCCGGCAAGCCGCTGTGCCTTGCGGTGTGCGACGGCAAGCCTGTCATCATCCTGCCGGGATTTCCGACCTCCGCGATGTTCACCTTCCACGACATGATCGTGCCGGTGCTGCGGCGGATGGCCGGCCTGCCGCCGCGGTCGGACGCCAAGGTCAATGCGCGCGTGCCGGTGCGGATTGCTTCCGAGCTCGGCCGCACCGAGTTCGTGATGGTGTCGCTGGTCGAAGGCGCGGATGGATTGATCGCTTACCCGACAGGCAAGGGCTCGGGCGCCATCACTTCGTTTGCGCAGTCCGACGGCTTTCTGCGCATCGATGCGCTGGCGGACCAGATGCCGACCGGCAGCGAGGCCGAGATCACGCTGTTCACGCCGCATGTGCGGGTGCCCGATCTCGTCATCGTCGGCAGCCACTGCACCGGGCTCGATCTCGTCACCGCGCCGCTGGCGCATGCCGGGCTGGTGGTGCGTTCGATCGCGGTCGGCAGCCTCGGCGGGCTCGCCGCCGCCAAGCGCGGCGAGTGCGATTTCGCGCCGATCCATCTGTTCGACGAGAAGAGCGAGACCTACAACACGCCCTATCTGAGTGAGGGACTCGAGCTGGTGCCGGGCTGGCGTCGCATGCAGGGCATCGTGTTCCGCAGGGGCGACCGCCGTTTCGAGGGGCTGAGTGCGGAGGACGCGGTCCGCGCCGCGCTTGCCGACTCCGCCTGCATCATGGTCAACCGCAACCAGGGCGCCGGTACGCGCATTTTGATCGACCGGCTGCTCGGCGGCGCGCGCCCGGATGGCTACTGGAATCAGCCGCGTTCGCATAATGCGGTGGCGGCAGCCGTCGCGCAGCACCGCGCTGACTGGGGCATGACCATTGCGCCGGTCGCGCATGCGTCAAACCTGGGTTTCATTCCCTTTGCCGAAGAGCATTATGATTTTGCGCTGGTGAAGGCGCGCAAGCAGCGGCCAGCGGTGCAGGCATTTCTCGACGCGCTCGCATCGGAAGCAGGGCGGGCCGCACTGGCGCAGGCGGGCTTTCGGCCGGCCTGA
- a CDS encoding TAXI family TRAP transporter solute-binding subunit — MKLAWIASIGLLLAGNAGAQEGGKAITKTTISLGTATPGGGFPVYGGAFAEIMNAADPALSIEPRNTKGSNENIPLLESGQLDIALVAGEPAYEAFMGIGRAPTKLKILTAMYSSPGMFVVRADSPYKTIRDLVGQPVAFGAKGSGLPILSRYILDGIGLKQDEDFKSIYLDRAGDGPAMVQDGRAAALWGAGIGWPGFATMAQAPGGARFIAPDAGEIARVRAKHTFLKPLTVPANSYPNQPAAIDSIGSWSFVLARESLPDDVAYRLARTLHGAETALCKKLPQACETTAANTIAAAPNAELIHPGVMKYFREVGVVK, encoded by the coding sequence ATGAAACTCGCTTGGATTGCCAGCATCGGCCTGCTGCTTGCGGGCAACGCGGGGGCGCAGGAGGGAGGCAAGGCCATTACCAAGACCACCATCAGCCTGGGGACTGCGACGCCGGGCGGCGGCTTCCCGGTTTACGGCGGCGCGTTTGCGGAAATCATGAATGCAGCCGATCCGGCGCTGTCGATCGAGCCGCGCAACACCAAGGGCTCCAACGAGAACATCCCGCTGCTGGAATCAGGCCAGCTCGACATCGCCCTGGTGGCGGGCGAGCCGGCCTATGAGGCCTTCATGGGCATCGGGCGGGCGCCGACCAAGCTGAAGATCCTCACCGCGATGTATTCCAGCCCCGGCATGTTCGTGGTGCGGGCGGACAGTCCCTACAAGACGATCAGGGATCTGGTCGGCCAGCCCGTTGCCTTCGGCGCCAAGGGCTCCGGCCTGCCGATCCTGTCGCGCTATATCCTGGACGGCATCGGCCTGAAGCAGGACGAGGATTTCAAATCGATCTATCTCGACCGCGCCGGCGACGGCCCGGCCATGGTGCAGGACGGCCGCGCCGCCGCGCTGTGGGGCGCCGGCATCGGCTGGCCGGGCTTTGCCACGATGGCGCAGGCGCCGGGCGGGGCGCGGTTCATCGCGCCCGATGCCGGCGAGATCGCGCGCGTTCGCGCCAAGCACACCTTCCTGAAACCGCTGACGGTCCCGGCCAACAGCTATCCGAACCAGCCGGCAGCCATCGATTCTATCGGCTCCTGGAGTTTTGTGCTCGCGCGCGAAAGCCTGCCGGACGATGTCGCCTACCGCCTCGCGCGCACCCTGCACGGGGCAGAGACTGCCCTCTGCAAGAAGCTGCCGCAGGCCTGTGAGACCACGGCCGCGAATACGATCGCGGCCGCGCCGAATGCGGAGCTGATTCATCCGGGGGTGATGAAGTATTTTCGGGAAGTCGGGGTGGTGAAATAG
- the mobA gene encoding molybdenum cofactor guanylyltransferase MobA: MGGGDKPMRTIAGRTILDRVIARLAPQCDGLILNANGDPARFATFNLPVIADGVADFPGPLAGILATLDWAAANRPDVRLVLSAAADCPFLPRDLVARLHGALEAENAELAVAASDGQSHPVIGLWSVGLREELRHALVVEDIRKIDRWTARYRLATVTWPVEPLDPFFNANTMDDIAEAERLAMLDGD; this comes from the coding sequence ATGGGCGGCGGTGACAAGCCGATGCGCACCATCGCCGGCCGTACCATTCTGGATCGCGTGATCGCGCGGCTTGCGCCGCAATGCGATGGATTGATCCTCAATGCCAATGGCGATCCGGCGCGCTTTGCCACGTTCAACTTGCCGGTGATCGCCGACGGCGTCGCCGATTTCCCCGGCCCGCTCGCCGGCATTCTGGCGACGCTCGACTGGGCCGCGGCCAACCGACCTGATGTAAGGCTCGTTCTCAGCGCCGCCGCGGACTGCCCGTTCCTGCCGCGTGATCTGGTGGCGCGGCTACATGGCGCACTGGAAGCGGAGAATGCGGAATTGGCCGTCGCCGCTTCCGACGGCCAGTCGCATCCGGTGATCGGACTGTGGAGCGTCGGCTTGCGCGAAGAGCTGCGCCACGCGCTTGTTGTCGAAGACATCAGGAAGATCGACCGCTGGACCGCGCGATACCGACTGGCCACGGTGACATGGCCTGTCGAACCGCTCGATCCCTTCTTCAACGCCAACACCATGGACGATATCGCGGAGGCGGAACGGCTGGCGATGCTGGATGGCGACTAG
- a CDS encoding FAD-dependent monooxygenase, which produces MARPLSIAIIGAGMGGLATAAALRRVGIEVTVYEQATQFARLGAGIQIGCNAMKVLRELGLESRLRAQSFYPRSWNNRDWRSGDIKFDMIFGESAEQKFGAPYLLAHRGDLHAALAGAVPDACIRLNHRLVGLEEAGEGVRLAFGNGTTVVADAVIGADGVHSVVRDILFGTSPVNFTGRIAYRTTYPAALLGGEKIDDCTKWWGEDRHIVIYYVKPDRSEIYLVTSQPEPEFRIESWSAKGDVRELRKAFAGFHHQVERVLAACPDVHKWAIVDRNSLERWADRNVTLLGDACHPMTPYMAQGAAMAIEDAAVLSRCLDGVEREGVANAFRRFEATRKERTARVQATSRANTWLSGRTDTDWVYGYDAWSVALAA; this is translated from the coding sequence ATGGCAAGACCGCTATCGATTGCGATCATCGGCGCCGGCATGGGCGGCCTTGCGACCGCCGCGGCGCTCAGGCGGGTGGGCATCGAGGTCACCGTTTACGAGCAGGCCACGCAATTCGCGCGGTTAGGAGCCGGCATCCAGATCGGCTGCAACGCCATGAAGGTGCTGCGCGAGCTAGGGTTGGAGTCTCGGCTACGGGCACAATCCTTCTATCCGCGCTCCTGGAACAACCGCGACTGGCGCAGTGGCGACATCAAGTTCGACATGATCTTCGGCGAAAGCGCCGAGCAGAAATTCGGCGCGCCCTATCTTTTGGCGCATCGCGGCGATTTGCATGCGGCGCTTGCCGGTGCCGTGCCCGATGCATGCATCAGGCTCAACCACAGACTGGTCGGGCTGGAGGAAGCCGGTGAGGGTGTTCGGCTTGCCTTCGGCAACGGCACGACCGTGGTGGCCGATGCCGTGATCGGCGCCGACGGCGTCCACTCGGTCGTGCGAGACATCCTGTTCGGTACTTCGCCGGTGAACTTTACCGGGCGGATCGCGTACCGCACCACCTATCCCGCCGCGCTGCTCGGCGGCGAAAAGATCGACGATTGCACCAAATGGTGGGGCGAGGACCGCCACATCGTCATCTATTACGTCAAGCCGGACCGCAGCGAAATCTACCTTGTGACCAGCCAGCCCGAGCCGGAATTCCGGATCGAGTCGTGGTCGGCAAAGGGCGATGTCAGGGAATTGCGCAAGGCGTTCGCCGGCTTCCACCACCAGGTCGAGCGGGTGCTGGCGGCATGTCCCGATGTCCACAAATGGGCGATCGTCGACCGCAATTCGCTGGAGCGCTGGGCGGATCGCAACGTGACATTGCTCGGCGACGCCTGCCATCCGATGACGCCATACATGGCGCAGGGCGCGGCGATGGCGATCGAGGATGCTGCCGTATTGTCGCGCTGCCTCGACGGCGTCGAGCGGGAAGGCGTTGCGAACGCCTTTCGCCGTTTCGAAGCGACACGCAAGGAGCGGACGGCGCGCGTCCAGGCGACCTCGCGCGCCAACACCTGGCTAAGTGGGAGAACGGATACCGACTGGGTCTACGGCTACGACGCGTGGAGCGTGGCGCTGGCCGCGTAA